A window of the Danio aesculapii chromosome 10, fDanAes4.1, whole genome shotgun sequence genome harbors these coding sequences:
- the drg1 gene encoding developmentally-regulated GTP-binding protein 1: MSLLAKIAEIENEMARTQKNKATAHHLGLLKARLAKLRRELITPKGGSGGGTGEGFDVAKTGDARIGFVGFPSVGKSTLLSNLAGVYSEVAAYEFTTLTTVPGVIRYKGAKIQLLDLPGIIEGAKDGKGRGRQVIAVARTCNLILIVLDVLKPLGHKKLIEHELEGFGIRLNKQPPNIGFKKKDKGGINFTATCAQSELDGDTVKSILSEYKIHNADITLRSDATADDLIDVVEGNRVYIPCIYVLNKIDQISIEELDVIYKIPHCVPISAHHRWNFDDLLEKIWDYLQLVRIYTKPKGQLPDYTSPVVLPDGRTAVEDFCLKIHKNLIKEFKYALVWGSSVKHNPQKVGKDHVMEDEDVIQLVKK; this comes from the exons ATGAGTTTGCTTGCCAAAATAGCCGAAATCGAGAACGAG ATGGCTCGGACTCAGAAGAATAAGGCCACCGCTCATCATCTGGGGCTCCTGAAGGCCAGATTAGCCAAACTGAGGAGAGAACTTATCACCCCTAAAGGAGGCAGTGGAGGAGGCACTGGAGAGG GTTTTGATGTGGCTAAAACCGGTGATGCCCGAATAGGTTTTGTGGGCTTCCCATCAGTGGGCAAATCCACTCTTCTGAGTAACTTAGCTGGTGTGTATTCTGAAGTGGCTGCCTATGAGTTCACAACGCTGACAACTGTACCAGGAGTGATCCGTTACAAAGGAGCGAAAATCCAG CTTCTGGATCTCCCAGGTATCATTGAGGGGGCGAAAGACGGCAAAGGAAGAGGACGACAAGTCATTGCTG TTGCTCGCACTTGTAACCTGATTCTGATTGTCTTGGATGTACTGAAGCCTCTCGGACACAAGAAGCTTATTGAACATGAGTTGGAAGGTTTTGGCATTCGGCTCAACAAGCAACCACCAAATATTGGCTTCAAGAAGAAAGACAAGGGTGGAATCAACTTCACTGCCACT TGTGCCCAAAGTGAGCTGGACGGCGACACTGTGAAAAGCATCCTTTCCGAGTATAAGATCCACAACGCAGACATAACCCTACGCAGTGACGCTACCGCTGATGATCTTATTGACGTGGTGGAGGGAAACCG GGTTTACATTCCCTGCATCTACGTCCTCAACAAAATTGACCAGATCTCAATTGAGGAGCTGGACGTTATCTACAAAATCCCTCACTGCGTGCCCATCTCCGCTCACCACCGCTGGAACTTTGACGACCTGTTGGAAAAGATCTGGGATTACCTGCAACTAGTGCGCAT CTACACAAAGCCAAAAGGACAGCTTCCTGATTACACATCACCCGTCGTTCTTCCAGACGGAAGGACTGCTGTTGAGGACTTCTGCTTAAAGATTCACAAAAATCTTATCAAAGAATTCAAATA TGCGCTGGTGTGGGGCTCGTCGGTCAAGCACAACCCGCAGAAAGTCGGCAAAGACCACGTGATGGAAGATGAGGATGTAATCCAGCTGGTCAAGAAATAA